The Deltaproteobacteria bacterium genome contains the following window.
CGACACGCCGTGCGCGGCCTTGCTCTTTCGCACATCGTCCGCATTGCGGGGCGTCTTGCGGCCGCCCGCAAAGACGATGCCGAGGTTCACGTACTCGTTGTTGACCGCAAGGATGTTCCGGCCGCGGTGGTTGAAGAGCGCCATGCCGTCGTTGTTGTCGCCGAAGGCCAGTTCCTGGCTGGCCCCGGTGCCGCGGGTCTGCTGATCGAACGCGGGGCCGCGGGACCACATCGGATCGCCCCACCTGGCTACCGCGTGCCAGCTGTAGCCCCTGGGAACGGTGACGGTGTCGAGGGTGTTGGCCGCCACCGCCTCGAAGGCGAAGCGGCCGGGGTTGGCAAGAGCGGCGAAGGGCTTCAGCACCCCGGTGCTCATCACGAACGCGGAGGCTGTGAAGGCAGCGCTGCGGCTCAGGAACCCGCGCCGGGAAATGGCTTTGGGAGCCAGCTTCCCGAAGCCGGTCTCGACCTGTGGCGACATGAGCGACTGATAGTCAGCGATCGGCATCGATCACCACCCCGTCACGCCACCGACTGTCTTGGAGTCACACGTTCGGCGATTTCGCGGCCTGCCTCGATCTCGGCCCGGCGAAGCTCCCAGGTCTTTTGTAGGTTCATCCACAGTTGCGGCGTCGTCCCGAAATACCGCGCCAGACGCAGCGCCGTGTCCGCGCTGACGCCCCGCTGTCCGTTCAGGATCGTCGTGACGCGGTTCACCGGGACTCCCAGCGCGTCCGCCAGCGCGTTGGCCGGCAGGCCGAGCGCGTCGAGTT
Protein-coding sequences here:
- a CDS encoding HigA family addiction module antitoxin; translation: MDARNGMRPVHPGEILRDELDALGLPANALADALGVPVNRVTTILNGQRGVSADTALRLARYFGTTPQLWMNLQKTWELRRAEIEAGREIAERVTPRQSVA